A genomic stretch from Microtus pennsylvanicus isolate mMicPen1 chromosome 9, mMicPen1.hap1, whole genome shotgun sequence includes:
- the Ciz1 gene encoding cip1-interacting zinc finger protein isoform X5, translated as MFNQQFQQQQQQLQQLQQQQLQQQQLQQQQQLLQLQQLLQQSPPQAPLPMPVSRGLPQQSSPQQLLNLQGTHSASLLNGSMLQRALLLQQLQGNLRAYNMTAPSLPAPSLTPPQMVTPNLQQFFPQATRQSLLGPPPVGVPMNPSQLSHSGRNSQKQARTPSTTPNHKDSSSQTVPVGDREDPTEGSEEAAELQMDSPEDQDSLVCPDDMETPVLDPEPFEASEPPAKRPKSSEEATEKGPKGQPQAKVQPQTQMTAPKQTQTPDQLPEPPGAQVLTQLQPQVLQHQAQLQPRLQKQAQTQTSPEHLAPQQNQVSAQAQPQEQPSGQMQEQTSEKTQDGPQTWPQGSAPPPAQVPVVACATEPQPSGATEARGGPEEVLPEPVSTQDSEDTSQEASPGDLDVGECEKRAREMLGMWGAGSSLKVTILQSSDSRAFNTTPLTSGLRPGDSTSAAPALASIPSKQTLQFFCYICKTSCNSQQEFQDHLSEGQHQQRLGEMQRSSQTCLLSLLPMPRDILEREAEDPPPKRWCNTCQVYYMGDLIQHRRTQEHKIAKQSLRPFCTICSRYFKTPRKFVEHVKSQGHKDKAKELKTLEKEIVNPEEEHFITVDAVGCFESDQEEDEDDEEEEEIEAEEEFCKQVRSGDTSLEEWKGSETYSPNTAYGVDFLVPAMGYVCRICHKFYDTNSGLRLSHCKSLAHFENLQKYKAAKNPSPASRPVSRRCAINARNALTALFTSSSSSGRPPSQPSSQDTAKIPSKVKPGCPKPPPSLRRSARLKT; from the exons ATGTTCAACCAACAAttccagcagcaacagcaacagttgcagcagctgcagcagcagcagctccagcagcagcagttgcaacagcagcagcagttactgcagctccagcagctgctgcagcagtCCCCACCGCAGGCCCCCTTGCCCATGCCTGTCAGCCG GGGCCTTCCCCAGCAGTCGTCTCCGCAACAGCTTCTGAATCTCCAGGGCACCCACTCGGCCTCCCTGCTTAATGGCTCCATGCTGCAGAGAGCTTTGCTGCTTCAGCAGCTGCAAG GCAACCTCCGTGCTTACAACATGACGGCTCCCAGCCTACCAGCACCCAGCCTTACACCTCCCCAGATGGTCACCCCAAATCTGCAACAGTTCTTTCCGCAGGCCACACGCCAGTCCCTGCTGGGCCCTCCTCCTGTTGGGGTCCCAATGAACCCTTCTCAGCTCAGCCACTCAGGGAGGAACTCCCAGAAACAGGCAAGAACCCCTTCCACTACCCCCAATCACAAG GATTCTTCTTCCCAGACAGTGCCTGTGGGAGACAGGGAGGACCCCACAGAGGGGTCTGAAGAGGCCGCGGAGCTCCAGATGGACTCACCTGAAG ACCAAGATTCCCTAGTCTGCCCAGATGACATGGAGACCCCAGTGCTTGACCCTGAGCCCTTTGAGGCATCAGAGCCACCAGCTAAGAGGCCCAAGAG CTCAGAGGAGGCCACAGAGAAAGGGCCTAAAGGGCAGCCACAAGCAAAGGTCCAGCCTCAGACCCAGATGACAGCACCAAAGCAGACACAGACCCCAGATCAGCTGCCCGAGCCACCAGGAGCCCAAGTCCTGACACAGTTGCAGCCCCAGGTTCTGCAGCATCAGGCTCAGCTGCAGCCAAGGCTGCAGAAGCAGGCGCAGACCCAGACCTCTCCAGAGCACTTAGCACCACAGCAGAACCAG GTATCCGCCCAAGCACAGCCACAGGAGCAGCCTTCAGGACAGATGCAGGAACAGACATCAGAGAAGACTCAGGACGGGCCTCAGACCTGGCCACAGGGGTCAGCACCCCCACCAGCACAAGTGCCAGTTGTGGCCTGTGCCACAGAACCGCAGCCATCTGGTGCTACAGAAGCTAGGGGAG GCCCAGAGGAGGTCTTGCCAGAACCAGTAAGTACCCAGGACAGTGAAGACACGAGCCAGGAGGCATCACCTGGTGACCTGGATGTGGGAGAGTGTgaaaaaagagcaagagagatgCTTGGG ATGTGGGGGGCTGGGAGCTCCCTGAAGGTCACCATCCTGCAGAGCAGTGACAGCCGGGCTTTCAACACCACGCCCCTCACATCTGGACTTCGCCCTGGGGACTCCACATCTGCCGCCCCTGCCCTTGCCAGCATACCCTCCAAGCAGACCCTCCAATTCTTCTGCTATATCTGCAAGACCAGCTGCAACAGCCAGCAG GagttccaggaccacctgtcAGAGGGTCAGCACCAGCAGCGGCTTGGGGAAATGCAGCGCTCGAGCCAGACCTGCCTGCTGTCCCTGCTGCCCATGCCTCGGGACATCCTGGAGAGAGAGGCGGA AGATCCTCCACCAAAACGCTGGTGCAACACCTGCCAGGTGTACTACATGGGAGACCTGATCCAGCACCGCAGGACACAGGAGCACAAG aTCGCCAAACAATCCCTGAGGCCCTTCTGTACCATCTGCAGCCGTTATTTCAAGACCCCTCGAAAGTTTGTGGAACATGTGAAATCACAGGGACACAAAGACAAGGCCAAGGAG ctgaagacaCTTGAAAAGGAGATAGTGAACCCAGAGGAGGAGCACTTCATCACGGTGGATGCCGTTGGTTGCTTCGAGAGTGATCAAGAAGAGGACGAGgatgatgaggaagaggaagagattgAGGCTGAGGAGGAATTCTGCAAGCAG GTGAGGTCAGGAGATACATCCTTAGAGGAATGGAAAGGCTCAGAGACTTACAGCCCCAACACGGCATACG GTGTGGACTTCCTGGTCCCTGCGATGGGCTATGTCTGCCGCATCTGTCACAAGTTCTACGACACTAACTCAGGATTGCGGCTCTCCCACTGCAAGTCTCTGGCCCACTTTGAGAACCTGCAG aaatacaaagcagccaaGAACCCCAGCCCTGCCAGCAGGCCCGTGAGCCGCAGGTGTGCGATCAACGCCCGCAATGCCCTGACTGCACTGTTCACCTCTAGCAGTAGCAGTGGCCGCCCGCCCAGCCAGCCCAGCTCCCAGGACACAGCAAAAATACCCAGCAAGGTGAAGCCTGGATGCCCCaagccccctccttcccttcggCGCTCAGCTCGCCTCAAAACCTGA
- the Ciz1 gene encoding cip1-interacting zinc finger protein isoform X1 — MFNQQFQQQQQQLQQLQQQQLQQQQLQQQQQLLQLQQLLQQSPPQAPLPMPVSRGLPQQSSPQQLLNLQGTHSASLLNGSMLQRALLLQQLQGLDQFAMPPAAYDSAGLTMPTAALGNLRAYNMTAPSLPAPSLTPPQMVTPNLQQFFPQATRQSLLGPPPVGVPMNPSQLSHSGRNSQKQARTPSTTPNHKDSSSQTVPVGDREDPTEGSEEAAELQMDSPEDQDSLVCPDDMETPVLDPEPFEASEPPAKRPKSSEEATEKGPKGQPQAKVQPQTQMTAPKQTQTPDQLPEPPGAQVLTQLQPQVLQHQAQLQPRLQKQAQTQTSPEHLAPQQNQVSAQAQPQEQPSGQMQEQTSEKTQDGPQTWPQGSAPPPAQVPVVACATEPQPSGATEARGGPEEVLPEPVSTQDSEDTSQEASPGDLDVGECEKRAREMLGMWGAGSSLKVTILQSSDSRAFNTTPLTSGLRPGDSTSAAPALASIPSKQTLQFFCYICKTSCNSQQEFQDHLSEGQHQQRLGEMQRSSQTCLLSLLPMPRDILEREAEDPPPKRWCNTCQVYYMGDLIQHRRTQEHKIAKQSLRPFCTICSRYFKTPRKFVEHVKSQGHKDKAKELKTLEKEIVNPEEEHFITVDAVGCFESDQEEDEDDEEEEEIEAEEEFCKQVRSGDTSLEEWKGSETYSPNTAYGVDFLVPAMGYVCRICHKFYDTNSGLRLSHCKSLAHFENLQKYKAAKNPSPASRPVSRRCAINARNALTALFTSSSSSGRPPSQPSSQDTAKIPSKVKPGCPKPPPSLRRSARLKT; from the exons ATGTTCAACCAACAAttccagcagcaacagcaacagttgcagcagctgcagcagcagcagctccagcagcagcagttgcaacagcagcagcagttactgcagctccagcagctgctgcagcagtCCCCACCGCAGGCCCCCTTGCCCATGCCTGTCAGCCG GGGCCTTCCCCAGCAGTCGTCTCCGCAACAGCTTCTGAATCTCCAGGGCACCCACTCGGCCTCCCTGCTTAATGGCTCCATGCTGCAGAGAGCTTTGCTGCTTCAGCAGCTGCAAG GATTGGACCAGTTTGCAATGCCACCAGCCGCGTATGACAGTGCCGGCCTCACCATGCCCACGGCAGCATTGG GCAACCTCCGTGCTTACAACATGACGGCTCCCAGCCTACCAGCACCCAGCCTTACACCTCCCCAGATGGTCACCCCAAATCTGCAACAGTTCTTTCCGCAGGCCACACGCCAGTCCCTGCTGGGCCCTCCTCCTGTTGGGGTCCCAATGAACCCTTCTCAGCTCAGCCACTCAGGGAGGAACTCCCAGAAACAGGCAAGAACCCCTTCCACTACCCCCAATCACAAG GATTCTTCTTCCCAGACAGTGCCTGTGGGAGACAGGGAGGACCCCACAGAGGGGTCTGAAGAGGCCGCGGAGCTCCAGATGGACTCACCTGAAG ACCAAGATTCCCTAGTCTGCCCAGATGACATGGAGACCCCAGTGCTTGACCCTGAGCCCTTTGAGGCATCAGAGCCACCAGCTAAGAGGCCCAAGAG CTCAGAGGAGGCCACAGAGAAAGGGCCTAAAGGGCAGCCACAAGCAAAGGTCCAGCCTCAGACCCAGATGACAGCACCAAAGCAGACACAGACCCCAGATCAGCTGCCCGAGCCACCAGGAGCCCAAGTCCTGACACAGTTGCAGCCCCAGGTTCTGCAGCATCAGGCTCAGCTGCAGCCAAGGCTGCAGAAGCAGGCGCAGACCCAGACCTCTCCAGAGCACTTAGCACCACAGCAGAACCAG GTATCCGCCCAAGCACAGCCACAGGAGCAGCCTTCAGGACAGATGCAGGAACAGACATCAGAGAAGACTCAGGACGGGCCTCAGACCTGGCCACAGGGGTCAGCACCCCCACCAGCACAAGTGCCAGTTGTGGCCTGTGCCACAGAACCGCAGCCATCTGGTGCTACAGAAGCTAGGGGAG GCCCAGAGGAGGTCTTGCCAGAACCAGTAAGTACCCAGGACAGTGAAGACACGAGCCAGGAGGCATCACCTGGTGACCTGGATGTGGGAGAGTGTgaaaaaagagcaagagagatgCTTGGG ATGTGGGGGGCTGGGAGCTCCCTGAAGGTCACCATCCTGCAGAGCAGTGACAGCCGGGCTTTCAACACCACGCCCCTCACATCTGGACTTCGCCCTGGGGACTCCACATCTGCCGCCCCTGCCCTTGCCAGCATACCCTCCAAGCAGACCCTCCAATTCTTCTGCTATATCTGCAAGACCAGCTGCAACAGCCAGCAG GagttccaggaccacctgtcAGAGGGTCAGCACCAGCAGCGGCTTGGGGAAATGCAGCGCTCGAGCCAGACCTGCCTGCTGTCCCTGCTGCCCATGCCTCGGGACATCCTGGAGAGAGAGGCGGA AGATCCTCCACCAAAACGCTGGTGCAACACCTGCCAGGTGTACTACATGGGAGACCTGATCCAGCACCGCAGGACACAGGAGCACAAG aTCGCCAAACAATCCCTGAGGCCCTTCTGTACCATCTGCAGCCGTTATTTCAAGACCCCTCGAAAGTTTGTGGAACATGTGAAATCACAGGGACACAAAGACAAGGCCAAGGAG ctgaagacaCTTGAAAAGGAGATAGTGAACCCAGAGGAGGAGCACTTCATCACGGTGGATGCCGTTGGTTGCTTCGAGAGTGATCAAGAAGAGGACGAGgatgatgaggaagaggaagagattgAGGCTGAGGAGGAATTCTGCAAGCAG GTGAGGTCAGGAGATACATCCTTAGAGGAATGGAAAGGCTCAGAGACTTACAGCCCCAACACGGCATACG GTGTGGACTTCCTGGTCCCTGCGATGGGCTATGTCTGCCGCATCTGTCACAAGTTCTACGACACTAACTCAGGATTGCGGCTCTCCCACTGCAAGTCTCTGGCCCACTTTGAGAACCTGCAG aaatacaaagcagccaaGAACCCCAGCCCTGCCAGCAGGCCCGTGAGCCGCAGGTGTGCGATCAACGCCCGCAATGCCCTGACTGCACTGTTCACCTCTAGCAGTAGCAGTGGCCGCCCGCCCAGCCAGCCCAGCTCCCAGGACACAGCAAAAATACCCAGCAAGGTGAAGCCTGGATGCCCCaagccccctccttcccttcggCGCTCAGCTCGCCTCAAAACCTGA
- the Ciz1 gene encoding cip1-interacting zinc finger protein isoform X3, with amino-acid sequence MFNQQFQQQQQQLQQLQQQQLQQQQLQQQQQLLQLQQLLQQSPPQAPLPMPVSRGLPQQSSPQQLLNLQGTHSASLLNGSMLQRALLLQQLQGLDQFAMPPAAYDSAGLTMPTAALGNLRAYNMTAPSLPAPSLTPPQMVTPNLQQFFPQATRQSLLGPPPVGVPMNPSQLSHSGRNSQKQARTPSTTPNHKDSSSQTVPVGDREDPTEGSEEAAELQMDSPEDQDSLVCPDDMETPVLDPEPFEASEPPAKRPKSSEEATEKGPKGQPQAKVQPQTQMTAPKQTQTPDQLPEPPGAQVLTQLQPQVLQHQAQLQPRLQKQAQTQTSPEHLAPQQNQVSAQAQPQEQPSGQMQEQTSEKTQDGPQTWPQGSAPPPAQVPVVACATEPQPSGATEARGGPEEVLPEPVSTQDSEDTSQEASPGDLDVGECEKRAREMLGMWGAGSSLKVTILQSSDSRAFNTTPLTSGLRPGDSTSAAPALASIPSKQTLQFFCYICKTSCNSQQEFQDHLSEGQHQQRLGEMQRSSQTCLLSLLPMPRDILEREAEDPPPKRWCNTCQVYYMGDLIQHRRTQEHKIAKQSLRPFCTICSRYFKTPRKFVEHVKSQGHKDKAKELKTLEKEIVNPEEEHFITVDAVGCFESDQEEDEDDEEEEEIEAEEEFCKQVRSGDTSLEEWKGSETYSPNTAYGVDFLVPAMGYVCRICHKFYDTNSGLRLSHCKSLAHFENLQKYKAAKNPSPASRPVSRRCAINARNALTALFTSSSSSGRPPSQPSSQDTAKIPSKCPRRHK; translated from the exons ATGTTCAACCAACAAttccagcagcaacagcaacagttgcagcagctgcagcagcagcagctccagcagcagcagttgcaacagcagcagcagttactgcagctccagcagctgctgcagcagtCCCCACCGCAGGCCCCCTTGCCCATGCCTGTCAGCCG GGGCCTTCCCCAGCAGTCGTCTCCGCAACAGCTTCTGAATCTCCAGGGCACCCACTCGGCCTCCCTGCTTAATGGCTCCATGCTGCAGAGAGCTTTGCTGCTTCAGCAGCTGCAAG GATTGGACCAGTTTGCAATGCCACCAGCCGCGTATGACAGTGCCGGCCTCACCATGCCCACGGCAGCATTGG GCAACCTCCGTGCTTACAACATGACGGCTCCCAGCCTACCAGCACCCAGCCTTACACCTCCCCAGATGGTCACCCCAAATCTGCAACAGTTCTTTCCGCAGGCCACACGCCAGTCCCTGCTGGGCCCTCCTCCTGTTGGGGTCCCAATGAACCCTTCTCAGCTCAGCCACTCAGGGAGGAACTCCCAGAAACAGGCAAGAACCCCTTCCACTACCCCCAATCACAAG GATTCTTCTTCCCAGACAGTGCCTGTGGGAGACAGGGAGGACCCCACAGAGGGGTCTGAAGAGGCCGCGGAGCTCCAGATGGACTCACCTGAAG ACCAAGATTCCCTAGTCTGCCCAGATGACATGGAGACCCCAGTGCTTGACCCTGAGCCCTTTGAGGCATCAGAGCCACCAGCTAAGAGGCCCAAGAG CTCAGAGGAGGCCACAGAGAAAGGGCCTAAAGGGCAGCCACAAGCAAAGGTCCAGCCTCAGACCCAGATGACAGCACCAAAGCAGACACAGACCCCAGATCAGCTGCCCGAGCCACCAGGAGCCCAAGTCCTGACACAGTTGCAGCCCCAGGTTCTGCAGCATCAGGCTCAGCTGCAGCCAAGGCTGCAGAAGCAGGCGCAGACCCAGACCTCTCCAGAGCACTTAGCACCACAGCAGAACCAG GTATCCGCCCAAGCACAGCCACAGGAGCAGCCTTCAGGACAGATGCAGGAACAGACATCAGAGAAGACTCAGGACGGGCCTCAGACCTGGCCACAGGGGTCAGCACCCCCACCAGCACAAGTGCCAGTTGTGGCCTGTGCCACAGAACCGCAGCCATCTGGTGCTACAGAAGCTAGGGGAG GCCCAGAGGAGGTCTTGCCAGAACCAGTAAGTACCCAGGACAGTGAAGACACGAGCCAGGAGGCATCACCTGGTGACCTGGATGTGGGAGAGTGTgaaaaaagagcaagagagatgCTTGGG ATGTGGGGGGCTGGGAGCTCCCTGAAGGTCACCATCCTGCAGAGCAGTGACAGCCGGGCTTTCAACACCACGCCCCTCACATCTGGACTTCGCCCTGGGGACTCCACATCTGCCGCCCCTGCCCTTGCCAGCATACCCTCCAAGCAGACCCTCCAATTCTTCTGCTATATCTGCAAGACCAGCTGCAACAGCCAGCAG GagttccaggaccacctgtcAGAGGGTCAGCACCAGCAGCGGCTTGGGGAAATGCAGCGCTCGAGCCAGACCTGCCTGCTGTCCCTGCTGCCCATGCCTCGGGACATCCTGGAGAGAGAGGCGGA AGATCCTCCACCAAAACGCTGGTGCAACACCTGCCAGGTGTACTACATGGGAGACCTGATCCAGCACCGCAGGACACAGGAGCACAAG aTCGCCAAACAATCCCTGAGGCCCTTCTGTACCATCTGCAGCCGTTATTTCAAGACCCCTCGAAAGTTTGTGGAACATGTGAAATCACAGGGACACAAAGACAAGGCCAAGGAG ctgaagacaCTTGAAAAGGAGATAGTGAACCCAGAGGAGGAGCACTTCATCACGGTGGATGCCGTTGGTTGCTTCGAGAGTGATCAAGAAGAGGACGAGgatgatgaggaagaggaagagattgAGGCTGAGGAGGAATTCTGCAAGCAG GTGAGGTCAGGAGATACATCCTTAGAGGAATGGAAAGGCTCAGAGACTTACAGCCCCAACACGGCATACG GTGTGGACTTCCTGGTCCCTGCGATGGGCTATGTCTGCCGCATCTGTCACAAGTTCTACGACACTAACTCAGGATTGCGGCTCTCCCACTGCAAGTCTCTGGCCCACTTTGAGAACCTGCAG aaatacaaagcagccaaGAACCCCAGCCCTGCCAGCAGGCCCGTGAGCCGCAGGTGTGCGATCAACGCCCGCAATGCCCTGACTGCACTGTTCACCTCTAGCAGTAGCAGTGGCCGCCCGCCCAGCCAGCCCAGCTCCCAGGACACAGCAAAAATACCCAGCAAG TGCCCTCGA
- the Ciz1 gene encoding cip1-interacting zinc finger protein isoform X4 translates to MFNQQFQQQQQQLQQLQQQQLQQQQLQQQQQLLQLQQLLQQSPPQAPLPMPVSRGLPQQSSPQQLLNLQGTHSASLLNGSMLQRALLLQQLQGLDQFAMPPAAYDSAGLTMPTAALGNLRAYNMTAPSLPAPSLTPPQMVTPNLQQFFPQATRQSLLGPPPVGVPMNPSQLSHSGRNSQKQARTPSTTPNHKTVPVGDREDPTEGSEEAAELQMDSPEDQDSLVCPDDMETPVLDPEPFEASEPPAKRPKSSEEATEKGPKGQPQAKVQPQTQMTAPKQTQTPDQLPEPPGAQVLTQLQPQVLQHQAQLQPRLQKQAQTQTSPEHLAPQQNQVSAQAQPQEQPSGQMQEQTSEKTQDGPQTWPQGSAPPPAQVPVVACATEPQPSGATEARGGPEEVLPEPVSTQDSEDTSQEASPGDLDVGECEKRAREMLGMWGAGSSLKVTILQSSDSRAFNTTPLTSGLRPGDSTSAAPALASIPSKQTLQFFCYICKTSCNSQQEFQDHLSEGQHQQRLGEMQRSSQTCLLSLLPMPRDILEREAEDPPPKRWCNTCQVYYMGDLIQHRRTQEHKIAKQSLRPFCTICSRYFKTPRKFVEHVKSQGHKDKAKELKTLEKEIVNPEEEHFITVDAVGCFESDQEEDEDDEEEEEIEAEEEFCKQVRSGDTSLEEWKGSETYSPNTAYGVDFLVPAMGYVCRICHKFYDTNSGLRLSHCKSLAHFENLQKYKAAKNPSPASRPVSRRCAINARNALTALFTSSSSSGRPPSQPSSQDTAKIPSKCPRRHK, encoded by the exons ATGTTCAACCAACAAttccagcagcaacagcaacagttgcagcagctgcagcagcagcagctccagcagcagcagttgcaacagcagcagcagttactgcagctccagcagctgctgcagcagtCCCCACCGCAGGCCCCCTTGCCCATGCCTGTCAGCCG GGGCCTTCCCCAGCAGTCGTCTCCGCAACAGCTTCTGAATCTCCAGGGCACCCACTCGGCCTCCCTGCTTAATGGCTCCATGCTGCAGAGAGCTTTGCTGCTTCAGCAGCTGCAAG GATTGGACCAGTTTGCAATGCCACCAGCCGCGTATGACAGTGCCGGCCTCACCATGCCCACGGCAGCATTGG GCAACCTCCGTGCTTACAACATGACGGCTCCCAGCCTACCAGCACCCAGCCTTACACCTCCCCAGATGGTCACCCCAAATCTGCAACAGTTCTTTCCGCAGGCCACACGCCAGTCCCTGCTGGGCCCTCCTCCTGTTGGGGTCCCAATGAACCCTTCTCAGCTCAGCCACTCAGGGAGGAACTCCCAGAAACAGGCAAGAACCCCTTCCACTACCCCCAATCACAAG ACAGTGCCTGTGGGAGACAGGGAGGACCCCACAGAGGGGTCTGAAGAGGCCGCGGAGCTCCAGATGGACTCACCTGAAG ACCAAGATTCCCTAGTCTGCCCAGATGACATGGAGACCCCAGTGCTTGACCCTGAGCCCTTTGAGGCATCAGAGCCACCAGCTAAGAGGCCCAAGAG CTCAGAGGAGGCCACAGAGAAAGGGCCTAAAGGGCAGCCACAAGCAAAGGTCCAGCCTCAGACCCAGATGACAGCACCAAAGCAGACACAGACCCCAGATCAGCTGCCCGAGCCACCAGGAGCCCAAGTCCTGACACAGTTGCAGCCCCAGGTTCTGCAGCATCAGGCTCAGCTGCAGCCAAGGCTGCAGAAGCAGGCGCAGACCCAGACCTCTCCAGAGCACTTAGCACCACAGCAGAACCAG GTATCCGCCCAAGCACAGCCACAGGAGCAGCCTTCAGGACAGATGCAGGAACAGACATCAGAGAAGACTCAGGACGGGCCTCAGACCTGGCCACAGGGGTCAGCACCCCCACCAGCACAAGTGCCAGTTGTGGCCTGTGCCACAGAACCGCAGCCATCTGGTGCTACAGAAGCTAGGGGAG GCCCAGAGGAGGTCTTGCCAGAACCAGTAAGTACCCAGGACAGTGAAGACACGAGCCAGGAGGCATCACCTGGTGACCTGGATGTGGGAGAGTGTgaaaaaagagcaagagagatgCTTGGG ATGTGGGGGGCTGGGAGCTCCCTGAAGGTCACCATCCTGCAGAGCAGTGACAGCCGGGCTTTCAACACCACGCCCCTCACATCTGGACTTCGCCCTGGGGACTCCACATCTGCCGCCCCTGCCCTTGCCAGCATACCCTCCAAGCAGACCCTCCAATTCTTCTGCTATATCTGCAAGACCAGCTGCAACAGCCAGCAG GagttccaggaccacctgtcAGAGGGTCAGCACCAGCAGCGGCTTGGGGAAATGCAGCGCTCGAGCCAGACCTGCCTGCTGTCCCTGCTGCCCATGCCTCGGGACATCCTGGAGAGAGAGGCGGA AGATCCTCCACCAAAACGCTGGTGCAACACCTGCCAGGTGTACTACATGGGAGACCTGATCCAGCACCGCAGGACACAGGAGCACAAG aTCGCCAAACAATCCCTGAGGCCCTTCTGTACCATCTGCAGCCGTTATTTCAAGACCCCTCGAAAGTTTGTGGAACATGTGAAATCACAGGGACACAAAGACAAGGCCAAGGAG ctgaagacaCTTGAAAAGGAGATAGTGAACCCAGAGGAGGAGCACTTCATCACGGTGGATGCCGTTGGTTGCTTCGAGAGTGATCAAGAAGAGGACGAGgatgatgaggaagaggaagagattgAGGCTGAGGAGGAATTCTGCAAGCAG GTGAGGTCAGGAGATACATCCTTAGAGGAATGGAAAGGCTCAGAGACTTACAGCCCCAACACGGCATACG GTGTGGACTTCCTGGTCCCTGCGATGGGCTATGTCTGCCGCATCTGTCACAAGTTCTACGACACTAACTCAGGATTGCGGCTCTCCCACTGCAAGTCTCTGGCCCACTTTGAGAACCTGCAG aaatacaaagcagccaaGAACCCCAGCCCTGCCAGCAGGCCCGTGAGCCGCAGGTGTGCGATCAACGCCCGCAATGCCCTGACTGCACTGTTCACCTCTAGCAGTAGCAGTGGCCGCCCGCCCAGCCAGCCCAGCTCCCAGGACACAGCAAAAATACCCAGCAAG TGCCCTCGA